One region of Gemmatimonadales bacterium genomic DNA includes:
- a CDS encoding rhodanese-like domain-containing protein: MIAALAFAATAIAGPDSSLLVSTEWLARHLSDRSIVVVQVDISDSAYRSGHLPGARFLPYQMIITEASGLSTELPAVDSLRDRLEHVGISTGSHVVLTGSPLTVARAFFTLDYLGLRNVSVLDGGVTKWRAEGRPIDRTIPVVRRGALAVSAHPEVVASSEWIAAHLASGARGVALVDTRHEDEYLGTNPASAGHIAGARRLEWEAMFSSTTEFSLKEYGELARMWDALAAPGDTVVAYCRVGHRSSATYLVARLLGYPAKLYDGSYQDWSARRLPLVTTPTSGRP; encoded by the coding sequence GTGATCGCGGCGCTGGCATTCGCTGCAACGGCGATCGCCGGCCCCGATTCGTCGCTCCTGGTGTCGACGGAGTGGCTGGCCCGGCACCTGTCGGATCGGTCGATCGTGGTCGTCCAGGTCGATATCTCCGACTCGGCGTACCGGAGCGGGCACCTCCCCGGTGCCCGCTTCCTGCCGTACCAGATGATCATCACCGAGGCGAGCGGATTGTCGACGGAACTGCCGGCAGTCGACTCACTCCGCGATCGTCTTGAACATGTCGGGATCTCGACCGGCTCCCACGTGGTGCTGACCGGATCGCCGCTTACCGTGGCGCGCGCCTTCTTCACCCTCGACTATCTCGGACTGCGCAACGTCTCGGTGCTCGATGGCGGCGTGACGAAGTGGCGCGCCGAGGGGCGGCCGATCGATCGGACGATTCCGGTGGTGCGGCGCGGAGCGCTCGCAGTCTCCGCGCATCCCGAAGTCGTCGCCTCGAGCGAATGGATCGCGGCGCACTTGGCGAGCGGGGCGCGCGGAGTCGCGCTCGTCGACACCCGTCACGAGGACGAATATCTCGGCACCAATCCGGCGTCGGCGGGCCATATCGCGGGAGCTCGCCGGCTCGAGTGGGAAGCCATGTTCAGCAGCACGACGGAGTTTTCGCTGAAGGAATACGGCGAGCTGGCGCGAATGTGGGACGCGCTCGCAGCTCCCGGCGATACGGTGGTGGCGTATTGCCGGGTGGGACATCGGAGCAGCGCGACGTATCTGGTGGCACGTCTGCTGGGATATCCGGCGAAGCTGTACGACGGGTCGTATCAGGACTGGAGCGCGCGCCGCTTGCCGCTGGTCACGACGCCGACGAGCGGGCGACCCTGA
- a CDS encoding rhodanese-like domain-containing protein gives MRSRLLATAIAAGITLSPSLAAAQFATNPASAVVTVPWLTQHLHDRDLVVLHVGPPDGYTRGGHIPGARYVAYHDLSTPMTAGPLMLEMPPQATLDSAIASFGISNQSRIVVVFDSEWVSPATRVLFTLGYAGLADRSSLLDGGLAAWRKAGNPVTTDVPNVTPGVVSHPVRSDLIVDHDYVAAHAHTGHATLIDARATSFYTGPSDGTRSAGHVPGAVNLPYDEMTDSNDFLLAKSAIEAKFEHAGVAAGDTVVAYCHVGQQATLLLFGAWITGHPVRLYDGSFQDWSLRKLPTEGGR, from the coding sequence ATGCGTTCTCGCCTGCTCGCCACTGCGATTGCCGCCGGCATCACGCTCAGTCCCTCGCTTGCCGCCGCGCAGTTTGCCACGAACCCGGCGTCCGCCGTGGTGACTGTCCCATGGTTGACGCAACACCTGCACGACCGCGACCTGGTTGTCCTGCACGTCGGCCCTCCCGACGGCTACACTCGCGGCGGTCACATCCCCGGCGCGCGGTACGTGGCGTACCATGACCTCTCCACGCCGATGACGGCCGGCCCCCTGATGCTCGAAATGCCGCCGCAGGCGACGCTCGACAGCGCCATCGCATCGTTCGGGATTTCCAATCAGTCGCGGATCGTCGTCGTCTTCGACTCGGAGTGGGTCTCGCCGGCGACCCGCGTCCTCTTCACGCTGGGCTACGCCGGACTCGCTGATCGGTCGTCGCTCCTCGATGGCGGGCTGGCGGCGTGGCGGAAGGCGGGGAATCCCGTGACGACCGACGTGCCGAATGTGACCCCGGGTGTCGTATCACACCCGGTCAGAAGTGACCTGATTGTCGATCACGACTACGTCGCCGCGCACGCACACACCGGCCATGCCACGCTGATCGATGCTCGCGCGACTTCGTTCTACACCGGACCGTCGGATGGCACGCGATCAGCCGGTCACGTGCCGGGGGCGGTGAACCTGCCATACGACGAGATGACCGACAGCAACGACTTTCTCCTCGCGAAATCCGCGATCGAGGCGAAGTTCGAACATGCGGGAGTAGCGGCCGGCGATACGGTCGTCGCGTACTGTCACGTCGGACAGCAGGCGACACTCCTCCTTTTCGGCGCCTGGATCACAGGGCACCCGGTCCGCCTCTACGACGGATCGTTCCAGGATTGGTCACTGCGCAAGCTTCCAACCGAAGGTGGCCGGTGA
- a CDS encoding response regulator transcription factor, producing MARILVVEDQRDLAELVARNLGIEGFETRVVGNGREVMPLVRSWRPDLVILDLMLPGLDGFEVLRMLRGSDRTLPVIILSARTEEVDKIRGFRLDADQYVTKPFGVLELLERVHALLRRTAVREVNDAAERITFGEIDVDVGAHAITRRGEPVVLSPKAFALLLALIRRDGGVANRSTLLREVWGYQALVLSRTVDSHVAELRRKLEDDPANPRHILTVFKTGYRFQV from the coding sequence ATGGCGCGAATCCTCGTGGTGGAGGATCAGCGCGATCTCGCCGAACTCGTGGCGCGCAATCTCGGCATCGAGGGATTCGAGACGCGGGTCGTCGGCAACGGCCGCGAGGTGATGCCACTGGTTCGATCGTGGCGTCCCGACCTCGTCATCCTCGACCTGATGCTCCCGGGACTCGATGGCTTCGAAGTCTTGCGGATGCTGCGCGGTTCCGATCGGACGCTCCCGGTCATCATCCTGTCAGCGCGGACGGAGGAGGTCGACAAGATCCGGGGTTTCCGGCTCGATGCCGATCAATACGTGACCAAGCCGTTCGGCGTCCTCGAACTGCTGGAGCGGGTGCACGCATTGCTGCGTCGAACGGCGGTGCGCGAGGTCAACGATGCGGCGGAGCGAATCACCTTCGGCGAGATCGATGTCGACGTCGGTGCGCACGCCATCACACGGCGCGGCGAACCGGTCGTTCTCTCACCCAAGGCGTTCGCGCTGCTGCTGGCTTTGATCCGGCGCGACGGAGGCGTGGCGAATCGCTCGACGCTGCTGCGCGAGGTGTGGGGGTACCAGGCGCTGGTGCTGTCGCGAACGGTCGACTCTCACGTCGCCGAACTGCGGCGCAAGCTCGAAGACGATCCCGCCAATCCGCGCCACATCCTCACGGTCTTCAAGACCGGATATCGCTTCCAGGTGTAG
- a CDS encoding HAMP domain-containing sensor histidine kinase, with the protein MAPRTRPALRAGWPLLALLAGAVCVVTAVLEMQASVRSNQLLARQSLRGYASFATWSYEEHFTEALRVAAQETLGGVNMIHQTRPFPAAAGLGHALRWDPRCSCHMPLLGPMPAAFVGFTLGSDTVSVAYNRAPASARGWLVDVPGDTLGPPRAAPVLTAGQRIWMNGALTTLARQPLARWGYRVLVTRNGDSTLAFALTTMPTTWGDTVIYAVQYSAQALDSMLAATLDENDLLPQALAATGGNREVLAAEVRDASGNILLASGVPANWDLEASTVLPASYGGLAIRMEIQPALAARAIATLPRSRVPLLVALLTLAAALTTLAVIQWRRESRFAAARTAFIAATSHDLRTPLAQIRLVVDTLRLNRDPDPVRRAADLSLMDREVTRLQHLIDNVLRFARGEGTGPASVEAVDVGAETRAIVAEFLPLAQPRGVAVDVEVRGEPRAVLATGALRRVLLNLLDNAVKYGPDGQVIQVTVAATDEGATLTVADHGPGVPPGEADRIWNPFERGSAASERAVGGSGIGLTVVREAAERTGGSATVANGPSGGATFTVSFRSAR; encoded by the coding sequence ATGGCACCCAGGACACGCCCCGCCCTCCGGGCCGGCTGGCCCCTTCTCGCCCTCCTCGCCGGGGCGGTCTGCGTGGTGACCGCCGTCCTTGAGATGCAGGCGAGCGTCCGGTCGAATCAGCTCCTCGCGAGACAGTCGTTGCGCGGGTACGCGTCGTTCGCGACATGGAGTTACGAGGAACACTTCACCGAGGCGCTCCGCGTGGCGGCTCAGGAAACCCTCGGCGGAGTCAACATGATCCACCAGACGCGCCCCTTCCCCGCAGCCGCAGGTCTCGGCCACGCGCTCCGCTGGGATCCGCGCTGCAGCTGTCACATGCCGCTGCTCGGCCCGATGCCGGCGGCGTTCGTCGGCTTCACGCTGGGCAGCGATACCGTGAGTGTCGCGTACAATCGGGCCCCCGCGTCGGCGCGGGGGTGGCTGGTCGACGTGCCGGGCGATACTCTCGGTCCGCCGCGCGCTGCACCGGTCCTCACCGCGGGGCAACGGATCTGGATGAATGGCGCGCTGACGACCCTCGCACGCCAGCCGCTGGCGCGCTGGGGATACCGCGTCCTCGTCACGCGCAACGGTGACTCGACGCTCGCCTTCGCGCTGACCACGATGCCGACCACGTGGGGCGACACGGTGATCTATGCCGTGCAATACTCGGCGCAGGCACTCGATTCGATGCTCGCGGCAACGCTCGACGAGAATGACCTGTTGCCCCAAGCGCTCGCCGCGACCGGCGGCAATCGCGAGGTCCTCGCGGCCGAAGTGCGTGATGCGTCAGGCAACATCCTCCTGGCATCGGGTGTCCCCGCGAACTGGGACCTCGAGGCGTCGACGGTGCTCCCGGCGAGCTACGGTGGGCTCGCGATCCGGATGGAGATTCAGCCGGCGCTCGCCGCGCGAGCGATTGCCACCCTCCCTCGATCGCGGGTGCCGCTCCTCGTGGCACTCCTCACGCTCGCGGCCGCGCTGACCACGCTGGCGGTGATCCAGTGGCGGCGTGAATCGCGCTTCGCCGCGGCGCGCACCGCGTTCATCGCGGCGACATCACACGACCTCCGGACGCCGCTGGCGCAGATCCGGCTGGTCGTCGATACCCTCAGGCTCAATCGCGATCCCGATCCTGTCAGGCGGGCAGCCGACCTATCGCTGATGGATCGTGAGGTGACACGCCTGCAGCACCTGATCGACAATGTGCTTCGATTTGCGCGAGGCGAGGGAACCGGGCCGGCGTCGGTCGAAGCGGTTGACGTCGGCGCGGAGACCCGCGCGATCGTAGCGGAATTCCTCCCGCTGGCGCAACCGCGTGGCGTCGCCGTCGATGTGGAGGTGCGGGGTGAGCCGCGCGCAGTCCTCGCCACCGGCGCGCTTCGTCGCGTGCTGCTCAATCTCCTCGACAACGCGGTCAAGTACGGCCCGGACGGGCAAGTCATTCAGGTGACGGTCGCCGCAACCGACGAGGGTGCCACGCTGACCGTTGCCGATCACGGCCCCGGCGTCCCACCAGGCGAGGCCGATCGGATCTGGAATCCGTTCGAGCGGGGCAGCGCCGCGTCGGAACGCGCGGTCGGCGGCAGCGGCATCGGCCTCACCGTGGTGAGGGAGGCGGCCGAACGCACCGGTGGTTCGGCGACGGTCGCGAACGGACCGAGTGGTGGTGCGACGTTCACCGTCTCGTTCCGGAGCGCGCGCTGA
- a CDS encoding DUF5916 domain-containing protein, producing MPISRIAAATALGFLIPIGPSRAQQVAPPPTVASVTATLATEAPVIDGRDDDAVWKTAPVISGFRVVRPTENGDPHSRTEARIAYDAHALYVFVRAYDAHPDSIVALMSRRDVSTPSDVIALMVDSYHDRRTGYEFDINPAGVKVDYAISQDGNEDPAWDGVWDAVARIDSLGWTAEYRIPLAQLRYVPNGNNTFGIAIWRTVERTGEQTAWPLWRASRPGLASQLGELVGLENLAEPERAEIAPYVVTRNVQTIGDRGYGRNQQLTAGADLQFAVAPNVRITGTINPDFGQVEADPAVLNLSAFETFFPEKRPFFVEGSSLFQFNVDCSAVNCSNEELFYSRRIGRDPQLAGSFGGNDSPKATTILGAAKVTGRSQGGLSVGAIDAVTARESGINNATIEPATNYAVLRATQDLDGGTSSFGAMFTGVNRSLDRWTDTALSAEAYVGALEARHQFLNRRFELSASVDFSQVSGSTTAIAALQRDDVHLYQRPDGPLVFDSTRTSLDGNAEEVHFGKIGGRRTMFETSYLRRSPGFEINDIGYLRQADQQSWNNWFAFIFNSPNRVTRSVRWNLNWWQYWTAAGVPTERAANTNVHLQLANYWWVHAGGTVGQLGQTWCDRCARGGPAVRQDPYVAPWATISGDDRHKIIPTLSYNGFESSSGRNGNVDIMPSVTLNASPRVSASIGADWSHAHTDNQWYGNFDVAGAEHYTFAHLEQHTLSLTADLGYTFTPTLTVQWHLQPFVSRGAYTNLRELANPGAEQYDARYQPYMDTAVTNHLGGFDSRQFNSNFVVRWEYRRGSTLFFVWTQGRNGFDPAAGPNGLTGDLRNLFAERANNTFLVKMSYWLNR from the coding sequence ATGCCGATTTCTCGTATCGCCGCGGCGACCGCGCTCGGTTTCCTGATCCCGATCGGGCCGTCGCGCGCGCAACAAGTAGCACCACCTCCGACCGTTGCATCGGTGACGGCGACCCTTGCCACCGAAGCGCCGGTGATCGACGGGCGAGATGACGACGCAGTCTGGAAGACGGCGCCGGTTATCAGCGGCTTTCGCGTGGTGCGACCGACGGAGAATGGCGATCCGCACTCTCGCACCGAAGCGCGGATCGCCTACGACGCGCATGCACTCTACGTCTTCGTTCGAGCCTATGACGCTCATCCCGACAGCATTGTCGCCCTGATGTCACGGCGAGACGTGTCGACACCGTCGGACGTCATCGCGTTGATGGTCGACTCGTACCACGACCGGCGGACAGGCTATGAATTCGACATCAACCCCGCCGGCGTGAAAGTCGACTACGCGATTTCGCAGGACGGCAACGAGGATCCAGCGTGGGATGGTGTCTGGGATGCCGTGGCGCGGATCGATTCGCTCGGCTGGACCGCAGAATATCGGATTCCGCTGGCGCAGCTGCGGTACGTTCCCAACGGGAATAACACCTTCGGGATCGCGATCTGGCGGACCGTCGAACGGACCGGCGAGCAGACCGCGTGGCCACTCTGGCGTGCGTCGCGCCCCGGGCTTGCCTCGCAGCTCGGCGAGCTGGTGGGCCTCGAGAATCTTGCGGAACCAGAGCGCGCCGAAATTGCACCGTACGTCGTCACGCGCAATGTGCAGACAATCGGCGATCGTGGCTATGGTCGCAATCAGCAGCTCACCGCCGGCGCCGACCTGCAGTTTGCGGTCGCCCCCAACGTCCGGATCACCGGCACGATCAATCCGGATTTCGGACAGGTTGAAGCCGATCCGGCGGTGCTGAATCTCAGCGCCTTCGAGACCTTCTTCCCGGAGAAGCGGCCGTTCTTCGTCGAGGGGAGTTCCCTCTTTCAGTTCAACGTCGACTGCAGTGCCGTCAATTGCAGCAACGAAGAACTCTTCTATTCCCGGCGGATCGGGCGCGACCCGCAACTCGCCGGCTCGTTCGGCGGCAACGACTCGCCGAAGGCTACCACGATTCTCGGCGCGGCGAAGGTCACCGGCCGGTCGCAGGGCGGGCTATCGGTCGGCGCAATCGACGCGGTAACCGCGCGCGAATCGGGGATCAACAACGCCACGATCGAACCGGCGACCAACTACGCCGTCCTCCGCGCCACCCAGGATCTCGATGGCGGGACGAGTTCGTTCGGCGCGATGTTCACCGGTGTCAATCGGTCGCTCGATCGCTGGACCGACACGGCGCTTTCGGCCGAGGCGTATGTGGGCGCGCTTGAGGCGCGTCACCAGTTCCTCAACCGTCGCTTCGAGCTGTCGGCGTCAGTCGACTTTTCTCAGGTGAGCGGAAGTACCACGGCGATCGCGGCGCTGCAGCGGGACGACGTCCACCTCTACCAGCGCCCTGACGGCCCTCTCGTCTTCGATTCAACCCGAACATCACTCGACGGCAACGCCGAGGAGGTGCACTTCGGCAAGATCGGCGGGCGACGGACGATGTTCGAAACCAGCTACCTGCGCCGCTCGCCTGGGTTCGAGATCAACGACATCGGTTACCTCCGCCAGGCCGACCAGCAGAGCTGGAACAACTGGTTCGCGTTCATCTTCAACTCGCCGAACCGGGTCACCCGGTCGGTGCGGTGGAACCTCAACTGGTGGCAGTACTGGACCGCCGCTGGGGTTCCGACCGAGCGCGCCGCCAACACAAACGTGCATCTGCAGCTCGCCAACTACTGGTGGGTTCACGCCGGTGGAACGGTGGGCCAGCTCGGACAGACCTGGTGCGATCGTTGCGCCCGTGGCGGCCCGGCCGTACGGCAGGATCCGTATGTCGCGCCATGGGCCACAATCTCGGGCGACGATCGCCACAAGATCATTCCGACCCTGTCCTACAATGGTTTCGAGAGTTCGAGCGGCCGCAACGGGAACGTCGACATCATGCCGAGCGTCACGTTGAATGCGTCACCACGCGTGTCGGCGAGCATCGGTGCCGATTGGTCGCATGCGCATACCGACAACCAGTGGTATGGCAACTTCGATGTGGCTGGCGCAGAGCATTACACCTTCGCCCACCTCGAGCAGCACACGCTCTCGCTCACCGCCGACCTGGGCTACACCTTCACGCCGACGCTCACCGTGCAATGGCACTTGCAGCCATTTGTGAGCCGGGGGGCATATACCAACCTCCGCGAGCTCGCGAATCCGGGGGCCGAGCAGTACGACGCCCGCTATCAACCGTACATGGATACCGCCGTCACGAATCATCTCGGTGGCTTTGACTCGAGGCAGTTCAACTCGAATTTCGTGGTGCGGTGGGAATACCGCCGTGGGTCGACGCTCTTCTTCGTCTGGACGCAGGGACGCAACGGATTCGATCCGGCGGCGGGACCAAACGGACTGACGGGGGATCTCCGCAATCTGTTCGCGGAGCGGGCAAACAACACCTTCCTGGTGAAGATGTCGTACTGGCTGAACCGGTAG
- a CDS encoding HEAT repeat domain-containing protein, producing the protein MLRHVLIIATTFTAAPPAATSPTAAAAGAETVDVRGILDAAAGASRVLCSLAARSVRNGDWGRSGDAPVTPLGVTQRSEPRRGVDSLTAADRALILAGIDNPDPCVRDISIRFLGYDGSDALRGPLAQRLSASDSGVRQAAAFGLGLIDPERNTGDLIRALKDNSAGVRANAAWALGRADTAVGYAALLGIANDPAEIVRLAAVEALGHSDSNSAVPILARVLRTDTSPMVRRSAAWALGNIGDNAGLPALITAFEDHDAGVREMSVWAVGNIGGDVAPQALLTVMERDADGRTREMAVWAAAEIGDHNAAPAIARTLASDHDSHTRATAAWALGELGVSPPPKALIDALSDSSARVRTPAAWAISQLDDNAAAIPALKAALAREHDSQAEKAEIRALVHGGSDPEQLATLLESKDPSVRAAVTRALAGGHHVDPWPWPQPRPRPFPY; encoded by the coding sequence ATGCTGCGACATGTCCTGATCATCGCCACCACCTTCACAGCGGCGCCCCCCGCCGCGACCTCTCCGACCGCCGCGGCAGCCGGAGCCGAGACGGTCGATGTTCGCGGCATCCTCGACGCCGCCGCCGGTGCCTCGCGCGTTCTCTGCAGCCTCGCCGCGCGGTCGGTGCGCAACGGCGATTGGGGACGTTCCGGCGATGCGCCGGTCACGCCACTCGGCGTCACCCAGCGCTCCGAACCACGTCGCGGCGTCGACTCGCTCACCGCCGCGGATCGTGCACTGATCCTCGCCGGGATCGACAACCCCGATCCATGCGTCCGCGACATCTCGATCCGGTTCCTCGGATACGACGGCAGCGACGCATTGCGCGGCCCGCTGGCGCAGCGTCTGTCCGCCAGTGACTCCGGTGTCCGCCAGGCGGCAGCATTTGGTCTTGGCCTGATCGACCCTGAGCGGAACACCGGCGACCTGATTCGTGCGCTCAAGGACAATTCCGCCGGGGTGCGCGCCAACGCCGCGTGGGCCCTCGGACGCGCCGACACTGCCGTCGGCTACGCTGCGCTCCTCGGCATCGCGAACGACCCGGCCGAGATCGTCCGCCTCGCCGCCGTCGAAGCGCTCGGTCACTCCGATTCGAACAGCGCCGTGCCGATTCTCGCGCGGGTCCTCCGCACCGACACATCGCCGATGGTGCGTCGCTCGGCGGCCTGGGCTCTCGGCAATATTGGGGACAACGCTGGTCTGCCCGCGCTCATCACGGCGTTCGAAGATCATGACGCCGGCGTTCGCGAGATGAGCGTCTGGGCGGTCGGCAACATCGGTGGCGACGTGGCACCTCAGGCGCTCCTCACCGTGATGGAGCGTGACGCCGACGGGCGAACTCGCGAGATGGCGGTGTGGGCCGCGGCCGAAATCGGCGATCACAACGCCGCGCCGGCCATCGCGCGGACCCTTGCCAGCGATCACGACTCACACACCCGGGCCACCGCTGCGTGGGCGCTCGGCGAGCTCGGCGTGTCGCCGCCACCGAAGGCGCTGATCGATGCGCTGAGCGACAGCAGCGCGAGGGTGCGCACGCCGGCGGCGTGGGCGATCTCGCAGCTCGACGACAACGCCGCGGCGATCCCCGCACTCAAGGCGGCGCTCGCCCGGGAGCACGATTCCCAGGCGGAGAAAGCGGAGATTCGCGCCTTGGTTCATGGCGGGAGCGACCCGGAGCAACTCGCGACGCTCCTCGAATCGAAGGATCCGAGCGTCCGGGCGGCGGTGACGCGTGCGCTCGCCGGTGGTCATCATGTCGATCCGTGGCCGTGGCCGCAGCCGCGCCCGCGTCCGTTCCCGTACTGA
- a CDS encoding M56 family metallopeptidase gives MSIVLLLIKATVLLAIALFLARLLSRASAGSRHLVWLVALVALLSLPALAAWGPLELRVLPATPAAQVAAPLTIPTGNTAPNAGLPAPAASRQTVDAPFASSTPLTARVIDFVDAHRFSVIVALWGGVVALLILWLAIGSWSVRRIIARAEPLDDPDWQGPLYDIADRLDIPNAPRILRSNDVRMPFAAGMFHPVVVLPADSSEWSVERRTAVLIHELAHIRRRDLIGHTVGRIACAFYWFHPMVWGAARRLRAESERACDDLALAFGERPSEYAEHLLEIVTCVRDHATPSVALAMAHRKEFEGRMLAILDPDQRRVGPGRTATASLVGGLAVLAVLVSAASPVAPVVSPAANAFHSPIDSVATIADHALALDTPKPSASRPALKLKPGAESKHTINPVMQAADSLPRSERVALLARLLREDSSASVRRVAAWGLQDFADDAAAATALGNALNSDHDSDVRTMAAWALQGGHGTMGSAALVRAAHSDTDDDVRETSIWALAESGDTAASSACRTAITADRSERVRTTCAWALGYLRAPHTGTLLVAALRDASDDMRETAAWALGEVEDAGALPALRAAAQGEKSADVLKMEMRALIRAGEDPSHMVSWLRSSDPEIRQIAASAIAGGASSDPMPRPRPRPIPFP, from the coding sequence ATGTCGATCGTCCTCCTCCTCATCAAGGCGACGGTGCTCCTCGCGATCGCGCTCTTCCTGGCGCGGTTGCTGTCGCGCGCGTCGGCCGGATCGCGCCATCTCGTCTGGCTGGTGGCGCTCGTTGCGCTGTTGTCGCTGCCGGCGCTCGCAGCGTGGGGGCCGCTGGAGCTTCGCGTGCTCCCCGCCACTCCGGCGGCACAGGTCGCGGCACCGCTGACTATACCAACGGGTAATACAGCGCCGAATGCAGGCCTGCCGGCGCCTGCCGCATCACGGCAGACCGTCGACGCGCCTTTCGCCTCGTCGACGCCGCTGACCGCTCGCGTGATCGACTTTGTCGACGCGCATCGCTTCAGCGTGATCGTGGCACTCTGGGGCGGCGTGGTGGCACTGCTCATCCTCTGGCTCGCGATTGGGAGCTGGTCGGTACGGCGGATCATCGCGCGCGCCGAACCGCTGGACGATCCCGACTGGCAGGGGCCGCTCTACGATATCGCCGACCGGCTCGACATTCCGAATGCACCGCGGATCCTTCGAAGCAACGACGTCCGGATGCCGTTCGCGGCCGGGATGTTCCATCCCGTGGTCGTGCTCCCCGCCGACAGCAGCGAGTGGAGCGTCGAACGCCGCACCGCGGTGCTGATCCACGAACTGGCGCACATCCGTCGTCGTGACCTGATCGGTCATACGGTCGGGCGGATCGCCTGCGCATTCTACTGGTTCCACCCGATGGTCTGGGGCGCCGCCCGCCGCCTCCGTGCGGAGAGCGAGCGTGCGTGCGATGATCTCGCGCTGGCGTTCGGCGAACGGCCGAGCGAGTACGCCGAGCACCTGCTGGAAATCGTCACCTGCGTACGCGATCATGCCACACCGTCGGTCGCGCTTGCCATGGCACATCGAAAGGAATTCGAGGGACGCATGCTCGCCATTCTTGATCCCGATCAGCGCCGAGTCGGGCCCGGGCGTACCGCCACCGCGTCGCTGGTCGGCGGCCTCGCCGTCCTCGCCGTGCTGGTGAGCGCGGCATCACCGGTCGCGCCCGTGGTGTCCCCTGCCGCAAATGCCTTCCATTCGCCGATCGATTCGGTCGCCACCATCGCCGATCACGCCCTGGCGCTCGACACGCCGAAACCATCGGCGAGTCGTCCTGCACTGAAGTTGAAGCCGGGGGCCGAGTCAAAGCACACCATCAATCCGGTGATGCAGGCCGCGGATTCACTGCCGCGCTCCGAGCGTGTCGCGTTGCTCGCTCGCCTGCTCCGTGAGGATTCGTCCGCGTCGGTGCGCCGCGTTGCCGCGTGGGGACTGCAGGACTTCGCGGATGACGCGGCGGCAGCGACCGCGTTGGGCAATGCCCTCAACAGCGATCACGATTCCGATGTGCGAACGATGGCGGCCTGGGCGTTGCAGGGTGGTCACGGCACGATGGGGAGCGCAGCACTGGTGCGCGCAGCACACAGCGATACCGATGACGATGTACGGGAGACGTCGATCTGGGCGCTCGCCGAGAGCGGTGATACCGCCGCGAGTTCGGCGTGCCGCACGGCGATCACCGCCGACAGGAGCGAGCGGGTTCGGACAACCTGTGCCTGGGCATTGGGATATCTCCGCGCGCCGCACACCGGAACGCTGCTCGTCGCGGCGCTCCGTGATGCCAGTGATGACATGCGTGAGACAGCCGCCTGGGCTCTCGGCGAGGTCGAAGACGCGGGCGCGCTACCGGCACTTCGCGCCGCAGCGCAGGGCGAGAAGTCGGCCGACGTGCTCAAGATGGAGATGCGGGCGTTGATTCGCGCCGGCGAAGATCCATCGCATATGGTTTCGTGGCTGCGGTCGAGCGATCCGGAGATCCGCCAGATCGCAGCATCCGCGATTGCCGGCGGCGCGTCGAGCGATCCGATGCCGCGCCCCAGACCTCGTCCGATCCCGTTTCCCTGA
- a CDS encoding BlaI/MecI/CopY family transcriptional regulator, producing MAKPATTDDLSRRERQVMEILYRRGEATVSEILDDLPDPPTYSAVRSILRILGTKRLITFKAEGARYIYRPATPVNRAGDEVLEQVVRTYFAGSAEQAVTALLRIADADLSDADVSKLRATIRTARQKGR from the coding sequence ATGGCCAAACCCGCGACGACCGACGACCTCTCGCGACGCGAGCGCCAGGTGATGGAGATCCTCTATCGCCGCGGCGAAGCGACCGTCTCCGAGATCCTCGATGACCTCCCGGACCCGCCGACCTATTCCGCGGTCCGATCGATTCTCCGCATCCTCGGCACCAAGCGGCTGATCACCTTCAAGGCCGAAGGCGCCCGCTACATCTACCGTCCCGCGACCCCGGTCAACCGCGCCGGCGATGAGGTGCTCGAGCAGGTTGTCCGGACCTATTTCGCGGGGTCGGCCGAACAGGCGGTCACGGCGCTGCTCCGCATTGCCGACGCAGATCTCTCCGACGCCGATGTATCGAAGCTCCGTGCCACGATCCGCACCGCCCGGCAGAAGGGACGGTGA